The Vigna angularis cultivar LongXiaoDou No.4 chromosome 9, ASM1680809v1, whole genome shotgun sequence DNA window ttcaatttaatttttatatttaaaattttgactgttcaattctttttaaaataaattaaattagtatcaataaatttatttaattataaattattttaaaaatattttaatatgtatatatacattgtAATAAGATTTAGTCACaatattattctatttaaaaagttgtcaaaatttCAAGTATAAAAACTAGTATTACATGAACTAAcgcataacaaaaaaaaaacttaaaaaacaaaaaaaatataaaaaagttaaaaggtaaaacaaaaattaaaaataaaaatattacaacttGTAACCGCgttaacctaatctaaaaaataatctaattaaatatttgaaaaaaaaaataaaaattaattgaacaacaacaaaaataagaaaaccaaatagaataattgaaagaaaatcACGATAAAATGACAATATATTTTATCCAAAATCTCACAATCTCATTCAAGTATACGCAGAAAGACACAGGTGAGCACGTtataaaaacaccaaaaacattaattataaaaaatttataaatattaaaattatataaataattgttgtGGTTAAAATAATCTAACGgaaattatattcttttaacggtttaatgtaaaagaaaaacaaaaatgttaaaacTTATTCATTTTATAGTGAGTGATTTTAAAACTATCACTTTTatgttaacaaatattaaataagattcAACGTAAGATATTGCCATtacagtaaaattattaaatatcaacgagaaaaaaaataactagttgttaatttataataataataataataatataatacaaataatttaattaaatcgttttaaaaaatataacacttaattgaaaaataacaaaaataaaaatattaaattaaatgatttaaacaaaaattaggaCAAAACGAGGATTTTAGTCaaaatcttataaatttatGGAAATTTCGGATAATTATACAAAACACAAGTAAGCACATTGTTTTGTAGCACACTATTTTTTAATGCAGTAAGTTAAAAGCACATAAAAAAAGATAGAGtataaaaacaccaaaaattcattataagatattcaaattaaacattaattataaaaagatataaatattaaaattatataactaatACTCTTGGTTAAAATAATCTAACGGAAATGCTTTAATGTaacaccatataatagaattaattataattaatgataattcaGTACCGTCTTAACATTAAAAAGTGAGTacggttatggccgaacgaccttacataaaTTCAAGCCAAAACTGTACATCAGAACATAAgttctgaccgaacggtttacaaaactaacaccgaacggtcatagaaaagaaaggaagacAAGGGTGATCGAACGTTCACATCACCAAAACTACTCTACTGACCGAACatcctactgttcggtcttaacttcaacgTCCACCAAATTCTCTTCTTCCAGATATTGCTCTTCCAAAGCTTCTTCCAGCAGTGcatctccttctgctcacatccacacggatgatcattgcaacgacaaggacgaacgtacaacaagacaacacaaggaaatacAGGGTacgcttatgtaatttaattcaagtaataacataCATTTCTCAACATATCAAACATATCACATATATTCCAATATACAACTCaatcaattcctgatactagactgactgtccggactgtatgaattttgtgtagctacgacgttcgtgcacccaggtggtgtagctggaattctcatcagctgccacccgaggttagtccgttccgtccaaattacatttatggactaagacctcctgtcgttcccacacatgacatactcccctctacttgaggacgagcactcacggaacattaGGATGAATCGCTagctaagctttgtccacattcatactttacaaattccaactttcatccaagagtcgttcctccctggaacgctcgttcaaaatccacaaccatCATTTCacctcatatactgttcattctttataatttttcactttaatatcattttcatcatccgTTCCAATTTCTTAAAATGACGAGCGTTCAACCCTCTtgataacgaggacgaacgttaaaacTGAGACCGAGAAATCCTCGTTTCAGAATAGAATAAAACCGACACATATCAGATGACGAACGTCATTACCAttcgaatcagttgaatgaactgactctagaacgATCTGATCAATACTCAAAATAAGTTAAGTACAaaggctctaggccgaatccaaatggataaagataCCTCAAGATGATTAAATGACCATATCgagaataattcaattatagaaaccgactgccagtcaatgaccgaacgtggtACACGGAGTTACtgaaatttggacgaacgctatttccaccCATTTGGTAATTAAAGATAAGGACGAgtgttcggtataagaccgagcgccactcataacgtacgctttgggtcgagacccatcatTGATTCGAACtgataatagaaataaaaattaatataatatgagATGGGGAAGTTAGGTTTTTAAGAATGACTAAGATTACGAATGTATATTTACAGgcttctcaatttctcacataacactcagggtatctacgtttggccgaacgctcaaacgtagcacttaatacaagagggcgttcgtcctcaactagaaatctttccaaatgaaagaattcaattcaaagaagtttactcacagcaccgaacggtcaaggaccgttcaatgacgaacgttcattatcataggaaattcatattcaaagtttcatttacattaaaatcatttctcagcataaactttcatactttcaaatactcatatcatagtccatttcatttttctcatacatcaactcataatcataatcatataccaaaaatcaaataatccAGATCATACTTCATGCGACACACATAACGTTCATACAGTACAAGAcaaacatacgaattaaatcaaataagcttcccttacctcttgaagtgAACGGACTTGCTTCAGACTAAGACTCAGTTCGTAGAAATACGATTTCTTCTACCCACAACGCTCAAACaaactcttcaaactaaacAATTTACAGAAAACCAAGATTGGTTTAGATAAGGTGACCACGTGCAACCAAAGCTTGGCTTGCATGCTCATATGAACGAACAACTAAGGACGAgagacttaccagtttcagaacgCGGAAAGGATCGGTTTAAACTGAAGCTTATACCGCCGGAAGCacttctacggtttctgaaatgtGATCGGAGGGGAAAAATGGTaagttttggtagagagaagggagggttttctagagagaagaaggagaaatggaAAGTCAGAGTTTGGAATGGAGAAGGTGCATGCAAAAGAGTGACGCGGATTTCAGAAAgttcagttttgtttaaaaacgaacgtccgttctcctgctgacacctgcatcccATTAACTGATTTTCGGATCCTCTTTtattgacacctggcgtccggtCAGAGGGGTTTctaagtgcgtttttaatgcatcTGAGGAGGGTTTTGGGTGCATTAATTGTGATTAAACAGGTGGGGTTTGGGTGTATTTAACAAGGCCTGACATTTAACGGTTTAATGTaaacgaaaaacaaaaaatgttaataaaaattattcattttatagtGAATGGTTTTAAAACTatcacttttataaaatataattgataatagatattaaataagattcaaagtaaaatattatgattataagaaaatcattaaatatcaactaattttaaagacaaaaaataattaatctaatttagatatcaatatttataaattaaaaaatattaatatctaaaatagtttttatcataaatacaattataattgatttgtaAATGAGGATTCTAAATTTATCTATAACATTAGTTATCAAAATTAGTgtttaaattaatctttaattttaaataacaagaaTAATAAGTCCATTACAaacttttaataattcaaaGTATATTACAAACCCTTTATGATAACTATTCATACATTATTaattctataatattataaattagtataagCAATAGAGAAActatcttttaagttttttttttttaattttcatcctTAAAAAATGTCAGTCTTGTTTCAAGTGTTTATGATGGAATGAGTTTTTACATTGTTGATTATTAATTAGATCACATgctaattaatagaaaaataaataaataaatagtttatttattatattaaagtattaatatattttgttttcaatacaataaaataaactatacaataattttaatattattgtttttttttaaatcggTTAACTGTTAATATAATTGGGGAACATGtgagattttataaaattgtccCATGtacttattaattaaattaaaattaaatattaatgtgaaacctttaaaaaatttaataaagattttaaatttataaaacccAAAACAAAGCATAAATATTTACTgcattttaaagttatttttttctcaaataaatacacataacaattaataaaaactaaGCGTTTAATTTTCCAATTATTATCcgagtttaaaaaaaaattaatagaattaaaaattttgaaaatttatttgttactaaaaataaaataaatcaatagtTATGATACTTTACCAACCATTTGttcaaattaaaatgatttaacaCCTATAATGAATTAATGTATAGTAAATTTTGCATCATTTATTATTCTTATCATTTTggcttccaaaaataaaaataaaaataattttttttagttgtcaatttcattttttttcctaaactCTTCAAACCATGTGAAGTTCACACATAAATTAATCAAGGTGTCAACTTCATCTAGACATGCATGTTGTTGTCTCAtcttattgtaaaaaaaaaaacaaaacaaaatcttCAAACTGAATTCTAGAGACATCTTCATACACATTCATGTTCATGAGTAACACATCACTCACTCGTCCATCACTGAGGCTTCATTATCAACATATGAGGTGTTCAGATCAATGTCTATAGGCATGAATGACAGGTTTGCACGTCCTGAacagaaaaaacaaagatatatatattcaaaaagTGACAAATATGCTGCATATAGAAGATATATTTCAACAAAATATCAAAGACCTTGAATGAATTTGTCTCTATCTTCTTCATTGGCTCCATTGTTTGAGACATGTTGGGTTCCACCATTGATCAGTCCTTTGTTGGATGCTTCGTTGTCATTCACAGTGGAATCAATGTATGGAATGTTGAGATCAAAATCTAAAGGAAACATTGAAAAGTTTGTATGTACTCAACACATaacaaaattatgataaatgtATACATGTGTTTTCTTCTTAggaatgaaaatttaatttttcaagtaaaaaaaaatagttttcttgATCTTTGATTGGGATAACTTCATAGTTTTGTTATATTATGAATgtctttaatttgatttattttttaatgtaaatttttttgttaaataatgttattatagtAATAGCAGTTCAAAGGTTTGGAGGCCAAAAATAAACTCAGCAAACTCAACCATTTTTAACATCTAAAGTAattagtattaaaaataaattttgaaactttttttcaGGCTAAAGTATTTGgtactaaaaaaaatttagacttttttttttaagatctaaaataaaaattttacctACTTGATGAGCTTTTTGGATAGATATGATATTGTTGATAATTGGTTATGTTACCTGTTACTTTTGTCAATAATTCTTCTTTATTTCCTCCATGGTTTGAATCATGTTGGGTTGCATCTTCCTTGGAATCCACCATGGATGCTTCATTGTAAGGGATGTTGAGATCAATATCCAAAGGAAAGGTTGGAAATTTTGCATGCACTGACAAAGGTATACAAAATTGAGACATTCAAAAAGAGTTTGAAAATggcacataataaaaaaaaacaaaagaaagtaaCAGTATAGAACAAACGTTAAAAAGTTACAGCACCTTGATTGTTTGAACCATGTTGTGTTTCATGGTTAGGAAGTGGTTTGTTACCGTTGATGACAGGTGTTACAGTTTGAAGAGAATGAGAATTTTCATAGGGAGCATTCAAATCAATATCCAGAAGCATCTTCAACAGGTTGAGGTTTGATAATTAGATGTTCAATCTCAATGAAATGAAGGGAAAAATATCaatggagaaagagaaaagaaaaagattaaatttaacttgAGTTTTGTTGGTATCTGCCATCACCAACTTCAAGAAAACTTTTGGAGGCATTTCATCATATATGGCAGTTAAAAAGAAGATAGAGGAAAAAGATGTTAATAGtaaatgaagaaagagaaaacaaattaaagtttTTCTTGCATGTTTGTGGAGGCAAAGTATTAATACattcaaaatgtttttaatatatccGAATATTTTGAAGTATATCTTGAATGCACATTACAGTTACATGATCCAGAAAATTGTAGGAAGTATAAGTCATTTTTAAAAGAtgatgtttaatatttttattatttaaaatgttagattataaataaaatttcaattaattgagttttgaagaaatctatttaaaacattttttttgtttttttaatttttttttatttcatatttcatttgtttgaaataagagaatatataaaaaaattgttgttgaGTGTTTTACACATTTAATTGATTAGAGTTTAAAACATAgtaattcttttttttagtcATTTTTTAGGCGTTTTGAGCCACGTGTAGGCTTGCATGTGTCTCACAATAACTCattgaatatttatttctatGTAATTATGAAGATGTAATCAAatctttaattcaaattttttatattagataaaaCATCTTGTGAGAACTAAAATTGTTAGCAATAACATTTaacattataagaaaaatatggcTTATCCACTGATATTGACATACAAATTTGAGTCCGTAggtaatataaatattaagttaCATATGAAATTTTCCGtaagtaatgaaaaaaatattttttattgattttttgtaTGTAAATTTCATATGTATATTTGGTGCGTTAGGGAAGAATGTTTGCGAAGGATAGTATTTGTAGATAATGGTACAAGATCCATAtgtaattgaaaaaaagaacTTACCTACTAATTTTACAAacgaatttaaaaataattaattatttaaaataaaattcacgAGATATTTGTGCACTGTCTGACTCGAAATTTTCGTTCTCACACTCCTCAAACCCTCACAACTCGATTACTTACTTGAAAATCACTCTCTCACTCCAAAATTACTCACTTAAACCCTTCATTCTTCATTCTTCGTTCATTATTCTTCTTGCAAAGAAACTCTCCCATGCTCACACTCATTCTATGTTCAAACCCTTGTCGAGGTCCATACAAGGTCAAAACCCTTGCCAAGGTCCATACAAGGTCAAAACCCTTGCCAAGGTCCATTGCCTGCCTCAACTGCTCACATCTTCTCACCTTCAGCAAGGCTTCCCAAGGTTAGAGTAAACAACTTTCAAATTCTAAAATCAATTGGGGTTGTGGGTAGATTAAAATTCTGTTTATTCTGAAATCACAAAAAAACACTAGAGGGAGGGGGATGAGtagtgttttaaattttttttgcaaaaCAACATCTAATGGGTTTGTAAGAGATATATGATTCAAAAAGATGTTTAGACGTTGGTGTTTATAAAAGGCATatatagaaaaatgttttaagaAGCAAAGCAATAACACacaaattttatactagttcactcaaTCCTAAACTACAATAAGTTCTTCTTTAAGAACTCTTAAGAGGTTCGACTGATCTTTAAGAAGATTACACAAGTTTATCTCTTCAAATTTACAACGAACATTCACACCATTCCTGGTTCACCTAGTTAACACGACTAATTTGAGTTTAACCAATCTTGGTATTAACCCTAGACAATTGTCTAGACTACTTAACTCAATTGAGCTAAACATTAAGTGCTTTAGTTCTCTTAAGAATATCCAATACAATCAATGTTAAGAGTAAATACAGTTTGGTAACTCTCAAAGAGAGGATAAAAACCTTACAAAGAAATCTACGATTTTGCAAAGGTTCTTTCTCTTTGAAATTTAGCTTTAGACGGTATATGGACAAAGTAATAACAAGCTTATGTGAGCGTTCAAGAGTTCTCCATGTTATTCGTCTTGTCTTCTCTCATGCGTCCATCTATTTATAACTTTCATTGAGAAATGTCTATTAGACAAAGAGGTTGACTTCACGTGGAGTTGGTAGCCTTTTTAAGTGAAAAGTCAGACTCAAGTCTACATTGCAGAGGTATAGTGTTTTGTGATAGCTTTTGTCAAAACATAGCTCGTACGATGTGTTAGAGTAGAAGTCTTCAAGGAAACATTCCCAGAATGTTCTTCATATTTCTTAACATCTTTATCTTATGTGTAGTGATTCTGATAAAGTCTTTGTACTTTTATGATCTACACAAATATCAAGAACAAGGTATACAAACATCAAAACACTTTATCGCACATGCATTTAAAGTTTTGAACATTGATAAAAGTTATGTTGTATTGTCagttcaaaacattttatcatttttcaacTCATTAATAAAGCATTGTTTAGCAAAGCTTTCAAAATGTAACTATTAGACGCATTAGATGCTTATATTCAAAAGTTGTTTGTGatttataagtaaattttttaattaaataatgttaatattttgtaaCGAATGtataaaatctttaaatttgatgaTAACTAAATATAATACTATTTGGACAACTTAATGAGATATATTTTGGGCATTTATATTTCTCTTATACGttgaaaatacttttaataaattttatttgtagtttttaaattgttttctttaataatgataaattgaattaaattaaaatataattttaatcttttacttTCAGctaatatgtattttatttattatgttgaCCATAAATTTgcttgtaaatattttttatttgattctaaATACCTTGAATTCTGTATTATGGAGcctaaaaatagaaatatgaaCGGCTAGATTTGAAGTCTTTTgctgttttttattatttttgaagttaagttaaatttgttaattttattatataggctaatacaaatttaagtttttttctttcattttaaatttttataattaaaattatggaCCTAATATTAGAGCTAACGTTTAGGTTCATGTTTGCAGCTTATCAGATAGCATATGTATAATCCTAATTATGCTCtaaacatacaaaaattatttgcttaattttttagttttataaatggtttgtttttctacttttctctcaaaattcaaattgactttctttttcttctcttctttagTTTATTGGAAaactaatttctaaaataaatttataaaatcaaatcaaacaatttaaatttattctttttttttcatttaagcCTTTTTCTGAATTCGTGGAAAAGTGATTGAATGGATAggaaaggatttgaaaataaatttttttgttgtttatttaagtaaatttgaaaataaatgagaataaatttgaaaataaattattttaatctgtCGCATCAATCAAATCTTGCACTAATTTTTACATATTGAAGAGAACAAGAGCTTATCTTCTATTATGCATCGCATAACAGTGGTCTCGCAGCGCCTCTACACCAGCGACGTCGAGTCTGTTAATTTTTGGTCACATTAACGAAGAAGAGCTTAAAGCTAGCTCCAATTGCAGCATTCTTTTGCCATCTGTTGTTAATGTTCCTTCCATTCTGATTTCCTGCTTCAAATGCGCACTCGAGGTGCCAGACAACGACCACATTATCGTAATACTCTAAACGCTTCAGCTTTTCCTTGCTCAGatttattgatattaaaatgtttattgattttcaatatttattaaattgaatatgCTCCGGTGATGGAGATGTGTCCTCTTTCGATATGATACAAATGAGTTTATGGTAGTGTTATATTAAATTgacttaatattattttttttttctctgcttTAGTcgattttatttattcaatttcttttattgtttaatctagtcttaattcttttaatttatgttgaatttaaattttttatgacacaatctaaatagttaagaataaattaataatgtgTATTATATGTGtgattcttttaattttttatttttttaatttaataataataatatacaattatttCTCTAATTTTAAAGCAATAAAgaattttcattctaatttaaaaaataaattagaattttcattataatttaagaaataaattagaattttccTTCTAACTTAtacaaaatgaagaaatttcattttaattttaaaaataatgaaaaaaa harbors:
- the LOC108319211 gene encoding uncharacterized protein LOC108319211 codes for the protein MLLDIDLNAPYENSHSLQTVTPVINGNKPLPNHETQHGSNNQVHAKFPTFPLDIDLNIPYNEASMVDSKEDATQHDSNHGGNKEELLTKVTDFDLNIPYIDSTVNDNEASNKGLINGGTQHVSNNGANEEDRDKFIQGRANLSFMPIDIDLNTSYVDNEASVMDE